The following are encoded together in the Candidatus Protochlamydia phocaeensis genome:
- a CDS encoding tetratricopeptide repeat protein, translating to MLPQEHFSTKKQEITHWDIHNALSIPYPNINLIFSQSQNLTDQEAFSTWKMQADQGLAEAQFITGVCYEEEKGIRKSYRSAFHYYKLAADQGLAEAQFRLALLYEYGQGIKKNLQQAFHYYELAANQGEARAMAQLGHCYVEGKGVEKSIEKAIYYYQLAADAGSLIAWSYLAEAYEKGIGVEKSQDQADFFYRKKFQFYKEQADSGDAEYQAKVGWLFENGTGVEKCLESAVYYYRISANQNCSTGLFHLAECFAAGKGIEKSIEQAIHYYRLSAEQQNPLAMYSLSNLFIRNKMHAEDAVNYLKLIVQLDFKDNLSIISAAQYDLGECFEKGIGINQSFQNAFYYYKLAADCGNGLAQIRLGDAYFEGELELKKSLKQAIHYYKLAADQRSSYAIRTLGRCYEKGEGVKQSAEKAFYYYKLAVDIDLEKGYSSYLYELARCYENGIGTNQSLENAIYYYMLAAENGSTSEYYHAGNCYKKMKGETFAKKAIDCFKLGAAQNDSLSQLALAEAFAEGIGVEKSEEEALRYYNLAQNNQEVIHALETMKDAEKTFHLLKERADQGDAETQLLIAQFYWTGKGTQESESKAFEYFKKAADQGLAEAQYNTGIGYLDGKGVNQSIENAIKYFKLAADQKWVPAYCTLSICYEEQQNYSEANRYLKLAADQGDLDCQLYFGYLCEQGEIIEKSYEQALHYYQLSAQQGNATAYYRIGNLYASGYGVKQSHENAFKYYKLAADLGDPSSQYFVASSYVYGEGVHKDLNQAIHYYKLAADQGMFFAQKRLAEIYEDGIHIKPSYEKAFKYYQFMAQSGDLDALFQIGRYYLWGRAVEKSPLKALECFKELLAKGYRIGTIKQYIKECEKN from the coding sequence ATGCTTCCACAAGAACATTTTTCAACGAAAAAACAAGAGATAACTCACTGGGACATACATAATGCTCTTAGTATTCCCTATCCCAATATAAATTTAATATTTTCCCAATCTCAAAATCTAACAGACCAAGAAGCATTTAGCACCTGGAAAATGCAAGCCGATCAAGGATTGGCTGAAGCGCAGTTTATAACAGGAGTATGCTATGAAGAAGAAAAGGGCATTAGAAAGTCTTATCGATCAGCTTTTCATTATTACAAACTTGCCGCCGATCAAGGATTGGCTGAAGCGCAGTTTCGTTTAGCTCTTTTATACGAGTACGGTCAGGGCATTAAAAAGAATCTCCAACAAGCTTTTCACTACTATGAATTAGCAGCAAATCAAGGTGAGGCAAGAGCGATGGCCCAATTAGGTCATTGTTATGTAGAGGGAAAAGGTGTAGAGAAATCAATAGAAAAGGCGATCTATTATTATCAATTAGCGGCTGATGCTGGAAGTCTAATAGCTTGGTCTTATTTAGCAGAAGCCTACGAAAAAGGAATAGGCGTTGAAAAATCTCAAGATCAAGCTGATTTTTTTTATCGAAAAAAATTCCAATTCTACAAAGAACAAGCAGATTCAGGAGATGCAGAATATCAAGCAAAAGTAGGATGGCTTTTTGAAAATGGCACAGGTGTTGAAAAATGCTTGGAATCTGCGGTTTATTATTATCGAATTTCAGCAAATCAAAATTGCTCAACAGGCCTTTTTCATTTAGCAGAATGTTTCGCTGCAGGAAAAGGCATTGAAAAATCAATAGAACAAGCCATTCACTATTATAGACTATCTGCCGAACAACAAAATCCATTAGCAATGTATTCCTTATCCAACCTCTTCATCAGGAATAAAATGCATGCAGAAGACGCTGTTAATTATCTTAAACTAATTGTACAACTTGATTTTAAAGACAACCTATCCATTATTTCAGCAGCTCAATATGACTTAGGTGAGTGCTTTGAGAAAGGGATAGGAATCAATCAATCATTTCAGAATGCCTTCTATTATTACAAGCTTGCCGCAGATTGCGGAAACGGGCTAGCACAAATCAGACTAGGAGATGCCTACTTCGAGGGAGAACTAGAATTAAAAAAATCTCTTAAACAAGCAATCCATTATTACAAGCTAGCAGCCGATCAAAGGTCATCCTATGCCATAAGAACATTAGGACGATGCTATGAGAAAGGAGAAGGCGTCAAACAATCAGCAGAAAAAGCTTTTTATTATTACAAGCTGGCAGTCGATATTGATTTGGAAAAAGGTTATAGTTCTTATCTGTATGAGTTAGCGAGATGCTACGAAAATGGAATTGGGACAAATCAATCTCTCGAAAATGCTATTTATTATTATATGCTTGCAGCTGAAAATGGATCAACTTCAGAATATTATCACGCAGGAAATTGTTATAAAAAAATGAAAGGTGAGACATTTGCCAAAAAAGCAATTGATTGCTTTAAGCTTGGGGCCGCCCAAAATGATTCGTTATCTCAACTTGCCTTAGCAGAAGCTTTTGCTGAAGGAATAGGCGTTGAAAAATCGGAAGAAGAAGCGCTGCGATATTATAATTTAGCCCAAAATAACCAGGAAGTTATTCATGCTCTCGAAACTATGAAGGATGCAGAGAAAACTTTTCACCTTTTAAAAGAAAGAGCTGATCAAGGAGATGCAGAAACCCAGTTACTCATAGCACAATTTTATTGGACAGGAAAAGGAACTCAAGAATCTGAATCGAAGGCTTTTGAGTATTTTAAAAAGGCCGCTGATCAAGGTTTAGCCGAAGCCCAATATAACACAGGGATAGGCTACCTCGATGGCAAAGGCGTCAATCAATCCATTGAAAACGCCATTAAATATTTTAAATTAGCCGCTGATCAGAAATGGGTGCCTGCATATTGTACATTATCTATCTGTTATGAGGAACAGCAAAACTACAGCGAAGCTAATCGATATCTCAAATTGGCTGCCGATCAAGGAGATCTTGATTGCCAACTTTATTTTGGCTACTTATGTGAACAAGGAGAGATAATTGAAAAATCCTATGAACAAGCTCTTCACTATTATCAACTCTCTGCTCAGCAAGGAAATGCCACAGCCTACTATAGAATAGGAAATTTATACGCCTCTGGCTATGGTGTTAAGCAATCTCATGAAAATGCTTTTAAATATTACAAATTGGCAGCTGATCTGGGAGATCCCTCCAGCCAATATTTTGTAGCTTCCTCTTATGTTTATGGGGAAGGGGTGCACAAAGATCTTAATCAAGCCATTCACTATTATAAACTTGCCGCCGATCAGGGCATGTTCTTCGCTCAGAAAAGACTGGCTGAGATTTATGAGGATGGTATTCACATCAAACCATCTTATGAAAAGGCCTTCAAATACTATCAATTCATGGCTCAATCAGGAGATCTAGATGCTCTTTTTCAAATAGGCCGTTATTATCTATGGGGAAGGGCGGTAGAAAAGTCTCCTCTTAAAGCCCTTGAATGTTTTAAGGAACTATTAGCTAAAGGTTATAGAATTGGAACTATCAAACAATACATTAAAGAATGTGAAAAAAATTGA
- a CDS encoding type IV toxin-antitoxin system AbiEi family antitoxin domain-containing protein — protein MKKSSSLCAIQTLLEQPSFTADEAKMLGVFPAHLAYYIKKGQVRRLGRGIYQGTNFKYPIDYFQWEDLIEAVNSVPGGVVCLISALTLYDITEQIARQFWIAIPHSTSIKERKLTKIIRFRNMELGKTTLDLGGIQIPIFDRERTIIDSFRLLSREIAIKALKMALTKKGKEKLDLKKLQEYAKKLRYNIQPYLMTATT, from the coding sequence ATGAAAAAATCCAGCAGCCTTTGTGCCATTCAAACTCTTCTGGAACAGCCTTCATTTACAGCCGATGAAGCTAAAATGCTTGGGGTATTTCCTGCTCATCTAGCCTACTATATAAAAAAGGGTCAAGTTAGACGACTTGGCCGAGGGATTTATCAAGGTACTAATTTCAAGTATCCTATTGATTATTTTCAATGGGAAGATCTTATTGAAGCCGTAAACTCTGTCCCTGGAGGTGTGGTATGTCTAATTTCTGCGTTAACACTTTATGACATTACAGAGCAAATTGCTCGACAATTTTGGATTGCCATACCTCATAGCACATCAATTAAGGAGCGCAAGCTTACTAAAATCATACGATTTCGAAATATGGAACTCGGAAAAACTACACTTGATCTTGGCGGCATTCAAATCCCCATATTTGATCGAGAACGAACCATCATTGATTCTTTTAGATTACTTAGTCGTGAGATTGCTATCAAAGCTCTAAAAATGGCTCTTACTAAAAAAGGAAAAGAAAAACTAGATCTAAAAAAACTTCAAGAATATGCAAAAAAACTCAGATATAATATTCAACCTTACCTGATGACAGCAACCACATGA
- a CDS encoding nucleotidyl transferase AbiEii/AbiGii toxin family protein, translating into MNKQALIDRVHKIAKEAEIPFNECWKQLLLERFLARLSLSEYSDKFIFKGGFLLSYMMEIGRETIDLDFLLTKMNASEKEIEDAIQRIASIALEDGFSFLYETLEFLEQPHMDYPGYRVILRAAFSNMKDKIQIDVGIGDIVKPVERDFHFFEYRGKPIFEREISLLVYPPETIFAEKLETVLSKGSINSRMKDYHDLVLLIRNPTLIQQDNLKAAITNTFQNRRTIFELIVFDEDELKRIQKLWTAHFQSLGKKGKDLGLPKNIQEIIREINSYLVKMSLISLGNIVAELSGKKMLEQVQAAIIAGADVNDNSRNGHRSLQMALKEGYSEVARLLIEGGADVLYCDHSGLNPLQMAINYGQFENANLLIEKGAPFNPNNLQGYHYPRLYQFQHFGRNQIWLKRKPNS; encoded by the coding sequence ATGAACAAACAAGCTTTAATAGACCGTGTGCATAAGATTGCGAAAGAAGCTGAAATTCCATTTAATGAATGTTGGAAACAATTACTGCTTGAACGCTTTTTGGCAAGGTTATCTCTTTCCGAATATTCGGATAAATTCATTTTTAAAGGAGGGTTCCTTCTTTCCTACATGATGGAAATAGGTCGTGAAACTATAGATCTGGATTTCTTACTTACAAAGATGAATGCTAGTGAAAAAGAAATAGAAGATGCTATTCAAAGAATTGCTTCTATAGCATTAGAAGATGGATTTTCATTTCTATATGAAACTTTAGAGTTTTTAGAACAGCCTCATATGGATTATCCTGGATATAGAGTGATTTTACGAGCTGCGTTTAGTAATATGAAAGATAAAATTCAAATTGATGTGGGTATCGGCGATATTGTAAAGCCCGTGGAGCGCGATTTTCATTTTTTTGAATATAGAGGAAAACCAATTTTTGAAAGAGAAATATCATTACTTGTATACCCACCTGAAACTATTTTTGCTGAAAAACTAGAAACAGTGCTTTCAAAAGGTTCTATCAATAGTCGTATGAAAGACTATCATGATCTGGTGTTATTAATCAGAAATCCAACTTTAATTCAGCAAGATAATCTTAAAGCAGCCATAACAAATACATTTCAGAATCGAAGAACAATATTTGAACTTATCGTCTTCGATGAAGATGAACTTAAGCGCATTCAAAAGCTATGGACTGCACATTTTCAGAGTCTTGGAAAAAAGGGAAAAGATCTTGGACTTCCAAAAAACATACAAGAAATTATTCGAGAAATTAATTCCTATCTTGTAAAAATGAGTTTGATTTCCCTTGGAAATATAGTTGCTGAATTAAGTGGAAAAAAAATGCTTGAACAAGTGCAAGCTGCAATTATTGCTGGTGCGGATGTAAATGATAATTCAAGGAATGGCCATCGGTCGCTACAGATGGCATTAAAAGAAGGATATTCTGAAGTTGCCCGTTTGTTAATTGAAGGGGGTGCTGATGTTTTATATTGCGATCATAGTGGACTGAACCCTTTACAAATGGCCATTAACTATGGACAGTTTGAGAATGCTAATCTTTTAATCGAAAAAGGTGCACCTTTTAATCCAAACAATCTTCAGGGCTATCATTATCCCCGATTGTATCAATTTCAACATTTTGGTCGTAATCAAATTTGGTTAAAAAGAAAACCGAATTCATAA
- a CDS encoding ParA family protein, producing MHIIAIANQKGGCGKTTASINLAAGLAYAGQKVLLIDLDPQGNSTIGLGIKTENRQTIAELICQEECQFNDVVQDTYIEGLHIIPSDISLAVSDVKLAHIQAKEFALRTKLDGIKYDYVIIDTSPGYINLLTNAILAAEHIILPFGLDYFNLAGVQTFMETINRTNKKAGSLIGHRAEVLGVLFTHFKMTTNHSKKVFDAIIDLFGDKMFKTRIPENVKLKECQEYGKAIYDFDPNCPAAKAYSEFTNELMEKLSYVRN from the coding sequence ATGCACATAATAGCTATAGCAAATCAAAAAGGTGGATGTGGGAAAACGACAGCAAGTATAAATTTGGCCGCGGGCCTTGCATATGCAGGTCAAAAAGTATTGCTTATAGATTTAGATCCACAAGGCAATTCCACAATAGGTTTGGGAATAAAAACAGAAAATAGGCAGACAATTGCAGAATTGATTTGCCAAGAAGAATGCCAATTTAATGATGTAGTGCAAGATACTTACATAGAGGGATTGCATATCATACCTTCTGATATTTCTTTGGCTGTTTCCGATGTAAAATTAGCGCATATTCAAGCAAAAGAATTTGCATTAAGAACAAAGCTTGATGGAATTAAGTATGATTATGTGATTATCGATACTTCCCCTGGCTATATTAATCTTTTGACCAATGCCATTTTAGCTGCCGAGCATATTATTCTTCCATTCGGTTTAGATTATTTTAATCTAGCAGGTGTGCAAACATTCATGGAAACAATCAACCGAACAAATAAGAAAGCGGGTAGTTTAATAGGTCATCGAGCAGAAGTACTAGGCGTGCTTTTCACTCATTTTAAAATGACAACAAATCATTCTAAAAAGGTTTTTGATGCCATTATAGACCTTTTTGGAGATAAAATGTTTAAAACTCGCATTCCTGAAAATGTTAAATTAAAAGAATGCCAGGAGTATGGGAAGGCTATTTACGATTTTGATCCTAATTGCCCTGCTGCTAAAGCTTATAGTGAATTTACAAATGAATTAATGGAGAAACTCAGCTATGTCCGGAATTAG
- a CDS encoding CT583 family protein has translation MSGISQIKSKAKMSFDEMFSESSHANHAIIEAPKVSDIFRLTKSLEPIEEDQIELLLIDSSKAGTTSDVIENDINQIKQITAEIRTIGKQGSILMGERAFKAREILKSYKDGAFTKWLEISFGSKRSGYNALSYYELFISLPDSDIKDKFKKIPQKVAYALASRIGEIEKKAEIINSCDNLKTDQMLELIQEQFPSEKKKQNMKSHPQGKHLIFSAFDAIQKIKALNYELSEQDKQSLCNLKNMIDLLLV, from the coding sequence ATGTCCGGAATTAGTCAGATTAAGAGTAAAGCCAAGATGTCTTTTGATGAAATGTTTAGTGAGTCTTCCCATGCAAACCATGCTATTATTGAAGCCCCAAAGGTAAGTGATATATTTCGTTTAACTAAATCTTTAGAGCCGATTGAAGAAGATCAAATTGAACTCTTGTTAATAGATAGCTCGAAAGCTGGTACTACTTCAGACGTTATTGAGAATGATATCAATCAAATTAAACAAATCACTGCTGAAATTAGAACTATTGGTAAGCAAGGATCTATTTTGATGGGAGAAAGAGCCTTTAAAGCACGCGAAATTCTAAAATCATATAAAGATGGGGCTTTTACTAAATGGTTAGAAATATCGTTTGGTTCGAAAAGATCAGGTTATAATGCCTTATCTTATTATGAGCTATTTATTTCATTACCAGATTCAGATATTAAAGATAAATTCAAAAAAATTCCTCAGAAGGTGGCTTATGCTCTTGCCTCTAGGATTGGAGAAATTGAAAAGAAAGCTGAAATTATTAATTCATGTGATAATCTTAAAACAGATCAAATGCTTGAATTGATTCAAGAGCAATTCCCTTCGGAAAAGAAAAAACAAAATATGAAGAGCCATCCACAGGGCAAACATTTAATTTTCTCTGCGTTTGATGCCATTCAAAAAATTAAGGCTCTAAACTACGAATTATCAGAACAAGATAAGCAAAGTCTTTGTAATTTAAAGAATATGATAGACCTTCTACTTGTTTAA
- a CDS encoding polymorphic toxin type 24 domain-containing protein — MEATRTHFTYEENNEDLAYTEKRNTHADPDPKAEGTPHTVIEQSGFEGKYTTFNDDGTFKQYRGSGKSHGNVPRPNVKENQINETPNGPMPGK, encoded by the coding sequence ATGGAAGCAACAAGAACGCATTTCACTTATGAAGAAAATAATGAAGACTTAGCTTATACTGAAAAAAGGAATACTCATGCAGACCCAGATCCTAAAGCAGAAGGAACACCTCATACAGTAATTGAACAATCTGGATTTGAAGGGAAATATACAACTTTTAATGATGATGGGACATTTAAACAATATCGAGGATCTGGTAAATCTCATGGTAATGTACCAAGGCCAAATGTAAAAGAAAATCAAATTAATGAAACTCCAAATGGTCCTATGCCAGGTAAATAA